A stretch of Camelina sativa cultivar DH55 chromosome 18, Cs, whole genome shotgun sequence DNA encodes these proteins:
- the LOC104760731 gene encoding uncharacterized protein LOC104760731: MDELISIQSQLQHLGEMLGQVETSYTHGESSRNQHSALVSSPTPDLQVQCRLEQGDLMRNRLDTELIEDDALTEQAYRVLSLGPDHDQQIVPEGVISPGGIIEKPAEPPDHQAHILGGTSPCNQANIGQLLTVHDRDQADTRLPCLEQDMVRDSTPLTCTEPLGDAKEVSDRMISSLSGAHSVMGSFKQDEQPKMAIEGFFHSVLFLTTSSSMLRLGVANTVPSFSIHSAKAVTAQGPMASHLCHFGADQTFVWHPGDSPQTTKVHDGIGATNAAGLTGEVLSFSLKALLFPFDAGKIRPWLNF; encoded by the coding sequence atggacgaGTTGATCTCTATCCAATCTCAACTCCAACACCTTGGAGAAATGTTGGGCCAAGTAGAGACATCTTACACCCATGGAGAATCATCACGAAACCAACACTCGGCCCTTGTGTCTTCGCCAACGCCAGATCTGCAAGTTCAATGCCGGCTGGAACAAGGTGACTTGATGCGGAACAGGCTGGATACCGAATTGATTGAGGATGACGCCCTAACGGAGCAAGCTTACCGTGTGCTGAGCTTAGGACCGGATCATGATCAACAAATCGTTCCTGAAGGAGTCATCAGCCCAGGAGGAATTATAGAGAAGCCAGCCGAGCCGCCGGATCACCAAGCACATATACTCGGTGGTACAAGCCCATGCAATCAAGCGAACATCGGTCAACTCCTTACCGTTCATGATCGAGACCAAGCCGACACTCGACTGCCTTGCTTGGAGCAGGACATGGTACGTGATTCTACACCCCTGACGTGTACCGAACCACTAGGCGACGCCAAAGAAGTTTCTGACCGTATGATCAGTTCCCTATCCGGTGCTCACTCGGTAATGGGGAGTTTCAAACAAGATGAGCAACCGAAGATGGCCATTGAAGGGTTCTTTCACTCGGTATTATTCTTGACTACTTCAAGTAGTATGCTCCGGCTAGGAGTTGCCAATACCGTGCCATCTTTCTCCATCCATAGCGCCAAGGCCGTCACCGCACAGGGACCTATGGCCAGTCATCTTTGCCACTTCGGTGCGGACCAAACCTTTGTGTGGCATCCAGGAGATTCCCCGCAAACAACCAAGGTTCATGATGGGATAGGAGCGACCAATGCTGCTGGCCTTACCGGGGAAgtcttatccttttctcttaaggccttactttttccttttgatgCCGGTAAAATTAGACCTTGGTTGAACTTTTGA
- the LOC109130469 gene encoding auxin-responsive protein SAUR71-like — MATSQLTTLTSALPEEGRVRVYVGKDKESQCKLEVEANLLNHPMFEDLLRLSEEEFGHSYEGALRIACEIDVFIKLINLHKTTNHHNPSLCFTHNSTKLS; from the exons ATGGCGACTTCTCAACTTACGACATT AACATCGGCATTACCAGAGGAAGGGAGAGTTCGGGTTTACGTAGGTAAAGATAAAGAGAGTCAATGCAAGCTAGAGGTTGAGGCTAATTTGCTAAACCACCCAATGTTTGAGGATCTACTAAGGTTGTCTGAGGAAGAATTTGGACACTCGTACGAAGGAGCCTTAAGGATTGCCTGCGAGATTGATGTCTTCATCAAACTTATCAATCTACACAAAACAACTAATCATCATAACCCTTCCCTTTGCTTTAC